One window of the Triticum dicoccoides isolate Atlit2015 ecotype Zavitan chromosome 3B, WEW_v2.0, whole genome shotgun sequence genome contains the following:
- the LOC119275215 gene encoding uncharacterized protein LOC119275215, translating into MAKKKKAARNRGRNGAGMESEAEGSAGRAPHFHGHGAPFDVRRGQENGAHPGGARAGQEAIPPHGTAQKIVEPLRRAAAFLGRNGSAGDDTSDASSSAGNGGVEALVGERSRDQVDKDEDPYQNERRY; encoded by the exons ATGGCCAAAAAGAAGAAGGCGGCCCGGAACCGGGGCAGGAATGGTGCGGGAATGGAGTCGGAGGCGGAGGGTtcagctgggcgcgccccccacttcCACGGACACGGCGCCCCCTTTGACGTCCGCCGCGGCCAAGAAAACGGAGCCCACCCTGGGGGCGCCCGCGCCGGCCAAGAAGCTATCCCGCCCCATGGCACAGCACAGAAGATTGTTGAGCCCCTACGCCGTGCAGCGGCTTTCCTGGGGAGGAATGGCAGCGCCGGCGACGATACGTCGGACGCCTCCAGCAGCGCCGGCAACGGCGGCGTGGAGGCTCTGGTGGGCGAACGCTCGCGGGATCAG GTTGACAAGGATGAGGATCCTTACCAGAATGAGAGGAGGTATTAA
- the LOC119275217 gene encoding F-box only protein 7-like, which translates to MEVAVAELPVLPQDVLMSIFAHLEIPDLMRASSVCSSWRSAFSSLRNLEQYQQRQTPCLLYTSESAGESVACLYSLLEKRSYKLTLPEPPIRSRYLIGSSNGWLVTADERSEMHILNPITCEQIAIPSVITIAHVTPVFDERGSLCKYISSRDTAEHRSTTGPQPVDLGELQHYLQKKAFVFYDASAGGYIVVLIHNPDGQLSFAWLGDDKWTWLKPHCFFQDCLYKDSKLYAVTLLGEIHVFDLRGPVVAAKVITGCADNYSCRTIYIVQAPCGDLMQVFRSQDVVHYDPRADNATHVHYTDGIKIFKVETVAEKVMEINSLMDHVLLVGLNQSLCLSAEEYPQLKANTVYVADDHEYLNYYKNNRRDIAAFDLTHNSSEELDSPQLWSNWPTPIWITPSLTKWHPTLDRQ; encoded by the coding sequence ATGGAGGTTGCAGTTGCCGAATTACCAGTGCTGCCACAAGATGTCCTGATGTCCATATTTGCACACCTGGAGATCCCTGACCTGATGCGTGCCAGCTCCGTCTGCTCCTCGTGGCGCTCCGCGTTTTCCAGCCTGCGCAACCTTGAGCAGTACCAGCAGCGCCAGACGCCGTGCCTCTTATACACATCTGAATCTGCTGGTGAAAGCGTTGCGTGCCTCTACAGCCTCTTGGAGAAGAGGTCATACAAGTTGACTCTCCCGGAGCCACCTATTCGCAGCAGGTATCTGATTGGGTCATCAAATGGCTGGCTGGTTACTGCTGATGAGAGATCCGAGATGCATATTCTCAATCCCATCACATGTGAACAGATTGCTATCCCGTCGGTGATCACCATCGCACATGTGACTCCTGTTTTTGATGAAAGAGGTTCCTTATGTAAGTACATTTCCTCTCGTGACACAGCGGAGCACCGTAGTACCACCGGCCCTCAACCCGTTGATCTTGGCGAGCTGCAACACTACCTCCAGAAAAAGGCATTTGTATTTTATGATGCATCTGCAGGAGGCTATATCGTGGTGCTTATTCACAATCCAGATGGGCAGCTCTCATTTGCTTGGTTAGGAGATGACAAGTGGACCTGGCTGAAACCACATTGTTTTTTTCAAGACTGCTTGTACAAAGACAGTAAGTTATATGCAGTGACATTGCTAGGAGAAATTCACGTCTTCGATCTCAGAGGCCCTGTGGTCGCAGCAAAGGTAATTACAGGCTGCGCAGATAATTACAGTTGTCGAACAATTTACATTGTTCAGGCTCCATGTGGGGATCTGATGCAAGTTTTTAGATCCCAAGATGTGGTTCATTATGATCCACGTGCTGACAATGCAACACATGTGCACTATACTGATGGGATAAAAATATTTAAAGTTGAGACTGTGGCTGAAAAGGTTATGGAAATAAATAGCTTGATGGATCATGTGTTGCTGGTTGGGCTGAACCAATCACTTTGTCTCAGTGCTGAAGAATACCCACAGTTGAAGGCCAACACCGTCTACGTTGCTGACGACCACGAGTATCTAAACTATTACAAGAATAACCGCCGTGACATTGCAGCTTTTGACTTGACACATAACAGTAGTGAGGAACTTGACTCCCCTCAGCTTTGGTCCAACTGGCCTACTCCCATATGGATAACCCCCAGTCTTACAAAATGGCATCCAACATTGGACAGACAATGA